A genomic window from Peptococcus niger includes:
- the atpC gene encoding ATP synthase F1 subunit epsilon, with translation MAGKKTHLDVITPRGVALNIDCDLVVVTSTNGEMGFMANHAPTLAALVPQVVRYTVDGEQKVIFASGGFVEVNHNTVSILAPAAETASEIDFKRAEAAKARALERLKKSEEIDVMRAEAALARANARLKMSEYHHPIGL, from the coding sequence ATGGCGGGTAAAAAAACACATCTTGACGTCATCACGCCCAGAGGCGTCGCATTGAATATTGATTGCGACCTGGTCGTTGTTACCTCGACAAACGGCGAGATGGGCTTCATGGCCAATCATGCCCCGACCCTGGCTGCCCTCGTCCCTCAAGTGGTGCGCTATACCGTAGACGGTGAACAAAAGGTCATCTTCGCTTCCGGCGGTTTTGTGGAAGTGAACCATAATACCGTCAGCATTCTAGCGCCAGCGGCAGAAACCGCATCTGAAATTGATTTTAAACGCGCCGAAGCAGCCAAAGCCCGTGCCCTCGAACGTTTGAAAAAAAGTGAAGAGATAGACGTGATGCGCGCTGAAGCGGCACTTGCCCGCGCCAATGCGCGTCTCAAAATGAGCGAATACCACCATCCAATCGGCCTGTAA